From Alteromonas sp. RKMC-009, one genomic window encodes:
- a CDS encoding diguanylate cyclase domain-containing protein, translating into MPISRSRVLIVDDDITTIRLIAEALATDYEVIIATDAEDGLEQAISTEPELILLDVLMPEINGFSLCRKLKSDERTRRIPVVFVTGLTEVSDQAKGFEIGAVDYITKPIEVPLLRARVRTHVRLYRQTMQLESLAATDPLTGLSNRRKFDESLAHEIERCQRSQSELALLMIDIDDFKAYNDKYGHGKGDDCLITVAKLLKDNARRGTDLCCRLGGEEFGIILGETDRAGAMTLAEHIISVFNELKLPHETASAFPFLTVSIGVSVMDMRSALKNRVYGRDLVDKADEALYRAKSLGRNRAEFMPLAFPMVKKIG; encoded by the coding sequence ATGCCCATATCACGTTCCCGCGTGCTAATTGTCGATGATGACATTACGACAATCAGGCTGATCGCCGAAGCACTGGCGACAGATTACGAAGTGATTATTGCAACGGATGCAGAGGACGGCCTCGAACAGGCTATTTCAACTGAGCCTGAGCTTATTCTTCTTGATGTACTGATGCCGGAAATTAACGGTTTTTCTTTATGTCGTAAATTAAAGTCTGACGAGCGTACCCGCCGTATTCCCGTTGTGTTTGTTACCGGTTTAACTGAAGTGAGTGACCAGGCGAAAGGGTTCGAAATCGGTGCGGTTGACTACATTACCAAGCCTATCGAAGTGCCGTTGTTGCGGGCGCGGGTAAGAACCCATGTGCGCCTTTACCGGCAAACTATGCAACTGGAGTCACTGGCCGCCACAGATCCACTCACCGGGCTCTCCAACCGGCGCAAGTTCGATGAAAGTCTTGCCCATGAAATCGAGCGTTGTCAGCGTAGTCAGAGCGAACTGGCATTGCTGATGATCGATATAGACGATTTCAAAGCCTATAACGATAAATACGGCCACGGTAAAGGTGACGATTGCCTGATCACCGTAGCTAAATTACTTAAAGACAATGCCCGCAGGGGAACAGATTTATGCTGTCGTCTGGGCGGGGAAGAATTCGGTATTATACTGGGTGAAACCGACAGAGCCGGCGCAATGACGCTGGCTGAGCATATCATTTCTGTATTCAATGAGTTAAAACTACCTCATGAAACGGCCTCTGCGTTTCCTTTTCTTACTGTGAGTATAGGTGTGTCGGTTATGGATATGCGCAGTGCTCTGAAAAACCGCGTATACGGCCGTGATTTGGTAGACAAAGCGGATGAAGCGTTATACCGGGCTAAATCTCTGGGCCGGAACCGTGCCGAATTTATGCCTCTGGCATTTCCTATGGTAAAAAAAATAGGATAA
- a CDS encoding response regulator, producing MEKFPPLVPAEELKVLIIDNQGLVHDVISNALKEVGIRRVDSAFNAFHAVRLCEQNTYDFVMIAFNVSVDKDGFHLFEELKHHRHITDKTTVIFLSAETSQALVNCIVELQPADFWVKPLDRNRIEQRLRYLINIRSKLHKLQCCLNQQDYSTAVYYAERQLTDKSVSEYHPRLKRIIGESYLALRDYTTAEVYFRKLLQQYDHAWVHMGLARALLRQNKLEETETLVEDLLQRDDTRFLTYDLLAQYYIEKEEFDKAYEQMREASKLAPRNIERNKRLWDLARLNHDKPGQLMAVQNMAKYAKNSIHDSPELTLNVMRATLDMATTASAGDAEKLVRKVEAELAELSKQQGLDKVLTEQFSVLNARVLCLRNQKKSAEAIMKTKKPDTDGLSMEDNLDKMKAFHELGMREHCLALLEKLHKQIAGDTFTSQVVDEYLKQESIERKEINFTTRELKDMAAVNYKENRFVPAYNNLRQALTLSPGNKQIALSLLKVLVQLNKKEPLSDEQLEQAVKAATTLSGVGPGTTQAEKRNEYVHLLNIEEQLSGVDEPASSLLT from the coding sequence TTGGAAAAGTTTCCTCCACTTGTCCCCGCAGAAGAGTTAAAAGTCCTGATTATCGATAATCAGGGTCTGGTTCATGATGTTATCAGCAACGCCTTAAAAGAAGTCGGCATCCGCCGTGTGGACAGTGCATTTAATGCCTTTCACGCTGTTCGCCTTTGTGAGCAGAACACTTATGACTTTGTCATGATCGCTTTTAATGTGAGTGTGGATAAAGACGGCTTTCATTTGTTTGAAGAGCTTAAACACCACCGTCATATCACCGATAAGACCACGGTTATCTTTCTCAGTGCCGAAACCAGTCAAGCGCTGGTGAACTGCATTGTTGAGTTGCAGCCTGCAGATTTCTGGGTCAAACCGCTGGATCGCAACCGTATTGAGCAACGGCTTCGCTATCTGATTAACATCAGAAGTAAGCTGCATAAACTGCAATGTTGTCTTAACCAGCAGGACTATTCCACCGCTGTTTATTACGCAGAACGCCAGTTGACGGATAAATCCGTCAGCGAATACCATCCCCGCCTTAAGCGTATAATCGGCGAAAGCTACCTTGCACTGCGTGACTACACCACTGCAGAAGTGTATTTCAGGAAACTGCTGCAGCAATACGATCATGCCTGGGTGCATATGGGACTGGCCAGAGCGTTACTTCGTCAGAATAAACTGGAAGAAACTGAAACCCTGGTGGAAGATTTGCTGCAACGTGATGATACCCGCTTCCTGACATATGATTTACTTGCACAGTATTACATTGAAAAGGAAGAGTTTGATAAGGCGTATGAGCAGATGCGTGAAGCCAGTAAGCTGGCGCCGCGGAATATCGAACGTAACAAACGTTTATGGGATCTTGCCAGGTTAAACCATGACAAGCCCGGTCAGTTAATGGCCGTGCAAAATATGGCAAAGTACGCTAAAAATTCAATTCACGATTCGCCGGAACTGACCCTGAACGTCATGCGTGCAACGCTGGATATGGCTACCACCGCTTCTGCCGGTGATGCAGAAAAGCTGGTGAGAAAAGTTGAAGCAGAACTGGCGGAACTGAGTAAACAGCAGGGACTGGATAAAGTACTGACCGAGCAATTTTCTGTACTCAATGCCAGAGTATTGTGTTTGCGTAATCAGAAAAAATCCGCCGAAGCGATCATGAAGACCAAAAAGCCGGATACGGACGGTCTGTCCATGGAAGACAACCTGGATAAAATGAAAGCGTTCCATGAGCTGGGTATGCGGGAGCATTGCCTGGCGTTACTGGAAAAACTGCATAAACAGATTGCCGGGGATACCTTTACCAGTCAGGTTGTTGATGAATACCTGAAACAGGAATCTATCGAGCGCAAAGAGATTAATTTTACCACCCGTGAGCTAAAAGACATGGCTGCGGTAAATTACAAAGAGAATCGCTTTGTGCCGGCGTACAATAACCTGCGACAGGCACTCACGTTATCTCCCGGCAATAAGCAGATCGCGCTGAGCCTGCTCAAGGTACTGGTGCAACTGAATAAGAAAGAACCTCTGAGCGATGAACAGCTGGAGCAGGCTGTAAAAGCTGCTACTACGTTATCCGGCGTTGGCCCGGGAACTACCCAGGCAGAAAAGCGCAACGAATACGTGCATTTGCTGAATATAGAAGAGCAACTGAGCGGGGTTGATGAACCAGCCTCTTCTTTACTGACCTGA
- the ahpC gene encoding alkyl hydroperoxide reductase subunit C, which yields MAIINTAIKPFKANAFKDGEFVEVSSEDIKGKWAVFVFYPADFTFVCPTELGDIADKYEELQARGVEVFSVSTDTHFTHAAWHASSETIGKIKFAMIGDPTGEITRNFDCMRENMGLADRGTFVVDPDGIVQAMEITAEGIGREADDVVRKVKAAQYVASHPGEVCPAKWKEGEATLAPSLDLVGKI from the coding sequence ATGGCAATTATCAACACTGCTATCAAACCTTTTAAAGCAAATGCATTTAAAGATGGTGAATTTGTTGAAGTAAGTAGTGAAGACATCAAGGGTAAATGGGCGGTATTCGTATTCTATCCTGCAGACTTCACTTTTGTTTGCCCGACTGAACTTGGCGACATTGCTGACAAGTACGAAGAGCTGCAAGCCCGTGGCGTAGAAGTATTCTCAGTATCAACCGATACACACTTTACTCACGCTGCATGGCACGCGTCTTCTGAGACCATCGGCAAAATCAAATTTGCAATGATCGGCGACCCTACCGGTGAGATCACACGCAACTTCGATTGTATGCGTGAAAACATGGGTCTGGCTGACCGTGGTACGTTCGTTGTTGACCCTGACGGTATCGTACAGGCAATGGAAATCACTGCTGAAGGTATCGGCCGTGAAGCAGACGACGTAGTACGTAAAGTTAAAGCAGCACAATACGTTGCTTCTCACCCTGGTGAAGTATGTCCTGCTAAATGGAAAGAAGGTGAAGCGACATTAGCGCCTTCATTAGACCTGGTAGGCAAAATCTAA
- the ahpF gene encoding alkyl hydroperoxide reductase subunit F: MLTKEILQALKGYTASMQKEVTFVVQTGEHSKRGELVEFLSGVASVSDNIKLEERDTNGVLRSATSFLLEADGEDTGIRFSGIPGGHEFNSLILAILHASGTALKVDDNLQNIVKGVNEPLHFEVFISLSCHNCPDVVQALNQFALLNPNITSEMIDGGVYPKLIEERDIQGVPSVYLNGELFANGKVDASTLLDKLLERDPSLKEANKGKSMPLQDVTVIGGGPAGVSAAIYSARKGLNVTIVADRFGGQVKDTMGIENLISVPKTTGPELVGNLMEHMKDYDITLKEHVKVENIERGDIKIVALSSGEEIRTRSIIVATGARWRELGVPGEKENVGNGVAYCPHCDGPFFKGKDVAVIGGGNSGIEAALDLAGIVKSVTVFEFMPTLKADDVLVKQAEKRDNITILRNVATNQIVAENGKVTAIEYTNRETQEVTTLPLAGVFVQIGLVPNSQFMQGVVDMTKHGEIIVDNKCITSEKGIFAAGDVTTVPYKQIVISMGEGAKASLSAFEYLLTHEVPANEQADA; encoded by the coding sequence GTGTTAACTAAAGAAATTTTACAGGCATTGAAAGGCTACACCGCGTCAATGCAGAAAGAAGTAACATTCGTTGTCCAGACTGGCGAGCACAGCAAGCGTGGCGAATTGGTTGAATTTCTGTCTGGCGTAGCAAGTGTAAGCGACAACATTAAGTTGGAAGAGCGTGATACAAATGGCGTTTTACGCAGCGCGACAAGCTTCTTACTTGAAGCTGACGGTGAAGATACCGGTATTCGTTTCTCCGGCATCCCGGGTGGACACGAGTTTAACTCGTTAATCCTGGCAATTTTACACGCGTCAGGCACAGCGCTGAAAGTAGACGACAATCTGCAAAACATCGTTAAAGGTGTCAACGAGCCGCTGCACTTTGAAGTGTTCATCAGCTTAAGTTGCCATAACTGTCCTGATGTCGTGCAGGCGCTGAATCAGTTTGCATTGTTAAACCCTAACATCACATCTGAAATGATTGATGGCGGTGTTTATCCGAAACTGATTGAAGAAAGAGACATTCAGGGTGTACCGAGTGTTTACTTAAACGGCGAATTATTCGCTAACGGCAAGGTAGATGCGTCTACTCTGCTTGATAAACTGTTAGAGCGCGACCCGTCGCTGAAAGAAGCGAACAAGGGCAAGAGCATGCCGCTGCAGGACGTAACCGTGATTGGTGGTGGTCCGGCAGGTGTGAGTGCCGCAATCTACAGTGCACGGAAAGGCTTAAACGTGACCATCGTGGCCGACCGTTTCGGTGGCCAGGTAAAAGATACCATGGGTATCGAAAACTTAATCTCAGTGCCGAAAACCACAGGACCCGAACTGGTGGGCAACCTGATGGAGCACATGAAAGATTATGACATCACGTTGAAAGAGCACGTGAAAGTCGAAAACATTGAACGTGGCGACATTAAAATCGTGGCGTTGTCATCCGGCGAAGAAATTCGTACCCGCTCTATCATTGTGGCTACAGGTGCCCGCTGGAGAGAACTGGGTGTACCGGGTGAGAAAGAAAACGTAGGTAATGGCGTGGCATACTGTCCGCACTGTGATGGTCCTTTCTTTAAAGGCAAAGACGTAGCTGTTATCGGCGGGGGTAACTCAGGCATCGAGGCTGCTCTTGACTTGGCGGGTATCGTGAAGTCTGTCACCGTGTTCGAGTTTATGCCAACGCTGAAAGCTGATGATGTTCTGGTTAAGCAGGCTGAAAAGCGTGACAACATTACCATTCTGCGCAATGTAGCAACGAATCAGATTGTGGCAGAAAATGGCAAAGTAACGGCCATTGAGTACACCAACCGCGAAACGCAGGAAGTGACCACGTTACCGCTGGCAGGTGTGTTCGTCCAGATTGGTCTGGTACCGAACAGTCAGTTCATGCAAGGTGTCGTGGATATGACCAAACACGGTGAAATCATCGTTGATAATAAGTGTATTACTTCTGAGAAAGGCATTTTTGCAGCCGGCGACGTCACCACCGTGCCGTACAAGCAGATTGTCATCTCAATGGGTGAGGGCGCAAAAGCATCATTGTCTGCCTTTGAATACCTGTTGACTCACGAAGTCCCTGCAAACGAACAGGCAGATGCATAA
- a CDS encoding TetR/AcrR family transcriptional regulator codes for MTESKADTSRKRILDAATEIAIEQGPKVLTLDNVAKQCGMSKGGVMHHFKNKDALLAGMVESMIGMMKTELCEVEKAHADALPVTNLLRTRQRAHEKLAVHQAKILLVAAVENSSLLAPMLEMMQSKREEIEQRDAVAESTLLWLAADGLSFQELMDISPFTAEERIALRGKLIDKAIALEEARNENQD; via the coding sequence ATGACAGAATCAAAAGCGGATACGTCGCGAAAGCGTATTTTGGATGCTGCCACAGAAATTGCTATTGAACAGGGGCCCAAGGTGCTAACCCTGGACAATGTGGCGAAGCAGTGCGGAATGAGCAAAGGTGGTGTTATGCATCACTTTAAAAACAAAGATGCATTACTGGCCGGTATGGTGGAAAGCATGATTGGCATGATGAAAACTGAACTGTGTGAAGTTGAGAAAGCCCATGCTGATGCGTTACCGGTGACTAATTTGTTGCGTACCCGTCAACGTGCACACGAAAAGCTTGCTGTGCATCAGGCTAAAATTTTGCTGGTCGCGGCGGTGGAAAATTCGTCGTTATTGGCACCCATGCTCGAAATGATGCAAAGCAAACGTGAAGAAATTGAACAGCGCGACGCGGTGGCTGAAAGCACCCTGTTGTGGCTGGCGGCTGATGGACTAAGCTTTCAGGAGCTGATGGACATCAGTCCGTTCACAGCAGAAGAGCGCATTGCCCTGCGCGGGAAATTAATTGATAAAGCGATTGCCTTAGAGGAAGCACGAAATGAAAATCAGGATTAA
- a CDS encoding efflux RND transporter periplasmic adaptor subunit yields the protein MKIRIKLPSIMAIAAASAAFLLAGCSGEAQEQKAPPPPLVQVYEVGADDQTVVRHFVARVDALSTVDLSFQVAGRINQLADRQGVVVPEGELLAALDPQDYELALKQSEASFRKAKSDFERGKQLQNDNYISQSEFDALETAYENAELAVENAGINIEYTELHAPFDALITNRLVEKFSYVQPNQSVLRVQNINYLRVHVNVPEQLMRYAVEENPVYQAYLEDEDGNLISGDDGKPVTLSYLEHKTEINTSTQTYQVTFKLPRLEHLDLLPGMVLTARIVVANPIGPVGLWVPVSAVDTSGSEDFAVWRLEGDKVVYHPVTVGLIRDDKAQVTAGLEAGMRLVAAGTDSLQDGMTVREFNKEKPVL from the coding sequence ATGAAAATCAGGATTAAATTACCGTCAATTATGGCAATCGCTGCAGCATCTGCGGCTTTTCTGCTCGCAGGATGCAGCGGTGAAGCGCAGGAACAGAAAGCGCCGCCGCCACCGTTGGTTCAGGTTTATGAGGTCGGTGCAGACGATCAAACAGTGGTCAGACACTTTGTTGCCAGAGTGGATGCTCTGAGTACGGTGGATTTATCTTTTCAGGTAGCCGGACGCATAAACCAGCTGGCAGACCGTCAGGGGGTTGTGGTACCGGAAGGTGAATTGCTGGCCGCTCTGGATCCGCAGGATTACGAGCTGGCCCTGAAACAATCTGAAGCCAGTTTCCGCAAGGCAAAGTCTGATTTTGAACGTGGAAAACAGCTTCAGAACGATAATTACATCAGTCAGAGTGAATTCGATGCGCTGGAAACCGCTTATGAAAACGCGGAACTGGCAGTTGAGAATGCAGGCATCAATATCGAATATACCGAATTGCACGCGCCTTTCGATGCGCTGATCACTAACCGTCTGGTTGAAAAGTTCTCTTATGTGCAACCGAATCAGTCTGTGCTGCGGGTACAGAACATTAATTATCTGCGGGTTCACGTGAATGTGCCTGAGCAGCTCATGCGCTACGCCGTGGAAGAAAACCCGGTGTATCAGGCGTATCTTGAAGATGAAGACGGTAATCTGATTTCGGGTGATGACGGCAAACCGGTAACCCTAAGTTATCTGGAGCATAAAACTGAAATCAATACATCAACGCAAACCTATCAGGTGACATTTAAATTGCCCCGCCTCGAGCATCTGGACTTGCTGCCGGGTATGGTGCTGACCGCGCGTATTGTCGTGGCAAACCCCATCGGGCCGGTCGGGCTGTGGGTGCCGGTGAGTGCCGTCGATACGTCGGGCAGTGAAGACTTTGCGGTATGGCGGCTGGAAGGGGATAAAGTGGTTTATCACCCGGTAACAGTAGGTCTTATCCGTGATGATAAAGCGCAGGTAACGGCAGGGCTTGAGGCCGGTATGCGGCTGGTGGCTGCGGGCACAGACAGCCTGCAGGATGGTATGACAGTACGGGAATTTAACAAGGAGAAGCCTGTACTATGA